The Coffea arabica cultivar ET-39 chromosome 1e, Coffea Arabica ET-39 HiFi, whole genome shotgun sequence genome has a window encoding:
- the LOC113708762 gene encoding uncharacterized protein encodes MGRKAGTLYINPKKFGGLQKPCLKETMTFLNCMALNNNKDDHCERQKKLLSDCMDAQAGKNKKPWGSINYQLQRLMRGRK; translated from the exons ATGGGTCGGAAAGCTGGTACCTTATAcataaatccaaagaaatttgGGGGTCTACAAAAGCCTTGCTTGAAGGAAACAATGACATTTCTAAATTGTATGGCTctcaacaataacaaagatgaTCACTGTGAACGCCAAAAGAAGCTTTTGAGCGATTGCATGGATGCTCAG GCTGGTAAAAATAAGAAGCCATGGGGCAGCATTAATTATCAATTGCAGAGGCTTATGAGGGGAAGAAAATAG